A segment of the Felis catus isolate Fca126 chromosome F2, F.catus_Fca126_mat1.0, whole genome shotgun sequence genome:
TAATTCAGCAACTTATTGGGTAAATCTTCACATTTGGTTTTACAGTGATCAGAAAGCTGCCTGTGgatgcacctggatggctcagtaggtagagtgtgcacctcttgatctgggggttgtgaactcgagccccattttgggtgtagagattacttaaaaataaatctaaaaaaaaaaagctgtctgTGGCTGAAGAACAGCATAATAGAAATTTCCTAGGATTCTAACTGTGCCTTGAAATGAAACAGGAATTTGTGGTTGTCTTCTTTCTTTAAGCTATTCAGTACCATTAAAAGCTATAATTCCACCTCTCAGGCTATAATTTCACACTGTTAATTCTTTATATCTTCCATCTTGTTCTTTGATAGATGCTTTGCAAGCATCCAAAGCCTTGTCCTCAATGGGAAAGAAATAACTCGCGTAGCTATTTAATCCTCCTGAGCTCTTGACTCTCAGATTACCATTTATGAATTCTATGGAATTGCCACTACTTTTGGCCCTAGCTAGGCAaggtaattaaaaaatgtatatcagTTTCCCCCTTTATCTTGAGAGTTTGTTGCCTATAACCTACCTTTAACATCAATTTCTATAAGAGTCATAGTCCTTAACTAAAGCCTAGGTAGAAAGTAAAAGGCAATTATTGGAAGGATGTGGAGTGTTCCTTGGTCATGTCCCAATGCATGGGTAGTCAGGAAGCTgagaagaaatctttttttttacctctgtAGTAGGATGTCGGGGCCCCATCTTCACTTGTTTTTAGATAATGGGTATTTTCCAAGTCCAGGATGGGGACTATTATGATATATAGCTAAAACCAAAGTAAACAAACAGAACATCCCATAAAAATGGCCACtacattttcaacttctttgaGATTTCAGAATTTTCAAGTTTATACTTAGGGGATTTTTCTGTGAGACCTTACATTGCCTGCAGATGTTATTGTCTGTTTTGTCCCAATATTTacacctaattttattttttatgtttattttatttttgagagagagagagagaacaagcaggggaggggaagagagagagagggagtcacaaaatccgaagcaggctccaggctctgagctgtcagcacagagcccaatgcgggcttgaacccacagacggtgaaaccatgacctgagccaaagttggatgcttaaccgatagagccacccaggtgcccctacacctaatttttaaaaattacaactttGTCTGGAAATTTCCAAGAAATACTATGTAGTGTATTGATAGCAAGTATTTGTATGTTGGtcctcacttttgttttttagagatgTAATTGACATGAAACaccatattagtttcaggtgtacagcatgatttgatatttgtatacactgcaaaatgattaccacagtaagtctagttaacatctgtcaccatacatagttagaaaaaaaaattctttcttgtgaTGACTCTTGTGATGACTCTTGTGATGACTCAACTCTCAGCAACTTTAAAATATGCAACATGttattattaactatggtcatcatgctgtacattttatccctgtgacttactagtctgaaaatttgtaccttttgatccctTTTACCCCTttaaccaccacccccccccccaacctctggcaaccaccaatctatctgttctctgtatctatgagcttgatttgtgtttttgttttgttttggtttttatttttatttttttttcaacgtttatttatttttgggacagagagagacagagcatgaacggggtaggggcagagagagagggagacacagaatcggaaacaggctccaggctctgagccatcagcccagagcctgacgcggggctcgaactcccggaccgcgagatcgtgacctggctgaagtcagacgcttaaccgactgcgccacccaggtgcccctgttttggtttttagattccacatacaattGAGATCATACGGTACACATCTTCCtctctctaatttcacttagcataatgctctcaaggtctgacatgttgtggcaaatggcaagattttattctttttttatggttgaaataaatgtattccattctctgtgtgtacatatatatgtatatatacatatgtgtgtgtgtgtatatatatatatatatatatatatatatatatatatatacatatgacattttctttatccattcattaattgatgaatacttagattgtttccatatgttaggtattataaataatgctgcaatgaacatggatggGGTTGGAGGGTGGCATATATCtctttgagttagtatttttattttcttcagaaaaatacccataagtgggatttctggatcatatagtagttttatttttaattttgtgaggaacctccatattattttccatagtggccacaccaacttacattcccaccaacagtagacaaattttccctcttctctgaatcctcaccaacacttgttattttgccctcattttaaatgaaattgcatgtgataaatattttttaagtgtggtAACTATTGGCttgatgttgttttatttttttattaaaattttttttaatgttttttttttttttgagagagaaggagagagagagacagtgcaagcaggggagaggcagagagagaggggggcagaggatatggagcaggctctgtgctgacagcagaaagcctgatgcagggcttgaactcacaaaccatgagatcatgacctgagctgaagtcagatgcctaaccaactgagccacccaagtgccccaggtattgtttgaaaataatgtatGGAATATTCTTTTCCTAGTGTATTAGTTTAAAATCAGAAGTGGAAAGAATATTttaccaaatgatttttttaaattaatgtttatttttgaaagacagagagagcgtaagcaggggaggggcagagagggagacacagaatctgaaggaggccccaggctctgagctgtcagcgcacagcctgacgcgaggctcgaacccacaaactgtgagatcatgacttgagccgaagttggacgcttaaccaactgaaccacccaggtttcccaccaagtgttttttaaatatctacagAGATGATCCTACATTTTTCTTTGGTAAATTTATATCAATACGTTTTCTTGCCTTCAACCATCTTTGCTTTCTTGGAATAACTGTCAATTATGGTGTAGTATTCTTTGACTATAGTCTGGATTTTATTTGCCAGTATTTCATTTAGAATTGTTGCCTCTATATTTCTGTGAGAGAGGCCTCTGtggattgcttttttaaaatctatctatctatctatctatctatctatctatctatctatctatcaggaTAATCCTGGCTTTGTAAGAGTGACTTGGAAATTTGCCATCTTTTTCTATGTGCTAGAACAGTTTACTGTGGGAATCATGTTccttgaagattaaaaaaacaaaacacttaactGTAAAAATAATCTAGTCTTATGCCCCTGTGGGAGAAATATATGGAcaactactttattttcttccatggtTCATTGGTCTatttagatttttgtttaattttcataatttagaATTTCCTAGTAAATCAATCACAATTCAAAAATTTATTGGTATGATTATATAATAATCTcatgaatttaaaaacttttctcatttttatgtataACCTTTCTCATAACAAATGTTGGGCATTGtttttttatctgcattttcttctttcctgtttttctttttttttgatgtttattaattttttagagagagagagcacgtgagcagggagggacagagaaggagacaggggatctgaagcaagctccatgctgtcagtgcagaggtcAGTGTAgggctagatcatgacctgagtagaaatcaagagtcagatgcttaactgactgagccacccaggtgccccaaaataaatcttaaaacaaaaatttcttttctgtttttgctgcTCAGTTTGTGTGCCTTTTATTACCCTGTTTTCCAGATCCTGATatgttcttctgcatcctctagtgttgattccctctagtgtgttTTTTACTTGTTATTGTAATCTTCAACTATGattgatttttagtattttttatctcttttttgaaggtctcactgaggtcATCAGTTCTTTCCCCCAACCAGTATCTTTGTGattattaaattctttatcaTGCATTTTGCTTATcctgtttcatttagttctttttctgaagtttttttttctttttcttttgaaacatacTCTTGTCTCCCCATTTTGCTTggctttctgttgttgttgttgttgttgttgttgttgttgttgttgttttttcctatgGATTAAGTGAAATGGCTACTTCTCCTAAAGTTAAGTAGTGGTCTTGCGTATCATGTCCCCTACTCGGGCTATGTGGACTTAGTGACTTTTGCTGGCTAGCTGGATAGGTTACTCTTTTGAACTGTGGCATGTCCCCATTTCTCTTGCTATTCTATGCTGTGCAGTAGCTGTTCAGtcagctctcagtttttcttcgGGAGCAATTGTTTTGTTAATAGTTGTAGTTTGGGGTGTTCCATGGAGGAGGTTGAGTTCAGAGTCTTCCTACATCACCTTCTTGAACTGGAACCTCCccgtttaattttttgaagtgccaaactattttctacaggagctgcaccattttacattcacacCTGCAATTTATAAATTGTAATCTTTACAATTTATACATCTAGGCCAGTGtttatttgtcctttaaaaaaatattgttatccTAGTGGTTGTGAAGTAGGTATCTTTTTTGTGGCTTACTAGTTCCCTAATGACTTATGACTTGACCAGACTTGCATGTATCGTTGGTCATTTGtgtaccttctttggagaaacatttattctgAGACAGCTATTCTTTTTTCAAGGGAGAACATCAAGAAGCTAGATCATTAACAATGACCTTGAACCTAGCTTTCCTACCTTTGCTATTCATTAGTCTTCCCTGCAAGTGGCAGACCAGATGATGTGCAGAGATCTCCAATTAGGCTCAGGCTaatcttttaacatttacatattaGTAGTAAGGACATAAAACTTTTAGGGTTGCAGTGGAATATGTCTGAGACACTACCTTTACACACCAGTGAGTTTGATTCaactcaacatttattgaatgcctgtgACGTAATGGCATTCTGCTGGACACTAAGAAAGATAACCAATCAATACcacctaagaaaataattttcctccttCATTCCTGCTGGCTTACCATCTAGTTTTTAGATGTACATAAGGCAAAAATTGCCACTAGGCAAAGAATGAAAACagttgtgttaaaaaaaaaaaatcacacaacttaaattgtttcattagtttcacaagcttttgtatttttataactttatatagGGTTAGCCATTCCATTAGTCAGTGTAACTTCCTGGACTCAATTCTTTAGGAACAGGTTTTCATCAGAGTACCTTCAGTGTTTAAGGATGGTATGGTACCTCATCAGTCTGTTCTTGCCCAGAACAGGAAAATTGCCTTTCAATATGATgttggaaaaaaaccccaaaatgttGGAAACACAATGCTTAAACCCCGTCTACTTTGAACAAATTAAGAGATGATGTGTTGCATTATAAGAAAGCAAATTTGTGAAATCCCTTTGAATTACAGCTTTGATGctgctacatttttttaaagtttttatttattttgagagcgagcaggggaggggcagagaaagggagagagagaatcccaaatctCAAGCATACTCTACACTGCCAGcaatgaagcctgatgtggggtcgatcccacaaaccaggacatcatgacctgagccgaaatggagagttggatgctcaactgactaagtcacctaGGCATCTGGATGCTGCTACATTCTTATACTTAGTTTTGTGACATGCCATACTACCTGAACCAGATTACTGGCTACTTGAGAAAGGTACTCTAATCCCTTTAGTTATATACTTTCTTCCTAAACCAGCCTGGCCACTTACCTTTATTCAGTAGGTTTGGATCAAAAACATTTGTGTTATTTCTCAGAATATTTGCACTATTTTTGAAGAGTCGATAAATTTAGCAATATGGCTCACACTAAGATGACCACTCCATATGTAGCAAGATGTCTCTAAATGTAGTTCTACTAACATGAGGTGAATTTACTGCTTACAGTAAACTGCATTTCTCAGTATCAACAAGATTTCAAAAGTAAGGAGACTGTCATTTGTCAATAATTGCATGAAAGATAAGCAACCTAAAAAGCATAAAATCATCTTAGtacaaaaatgaagtattgacTGAATAAAACAGGATTTTGTGGTAATATTTCATGTGCAGGAAAAAAATTGAGATTTGCCCATTTGAAAGGTAAACTAATTATCAAGTCTCAGAAAACTGTTAAGATTTCAATGCTATGTAGAGGTATCTCTTTGAtttaaccaaataaaaatttcctgCTATTCAATCATATGGCAAATGTCCTGAAGCAAGTGGTTTCATGAATTCtcagaaaaaagagcaaattagaGTTAAAAAGATCAAACACCAAGTGTTCATCAAACCTTTCAGTCAAGAGCCTTTATTAACATGCAAGTATCATTTGCCGCAAGATATACAGTTTTTCCTAATCTTTCAGTTCTACTTCAATATCTTAAACTTAAGGTTACTTCTGGATCTAACACATAAAGTAACCTACTAAAATTGGTCAAAGTTAAACTTTATTCTAGTTGTCACTTTGACCTTTAGAATCATCATTTAGGTTTTTGACATTATTTGTCAGCAAGTAGATAGAATATAATTCTTGTACTTGATAGTCTTCTATACTAAAATATGTACCAGTATGTCTTGAGAAGTTACTAAAATATATGCAATTAACACATTTAATTGCTTTCAGTAAGCTGGAAAGTACAATGTTAGGTCTTCTATGAGGAAAAATTACTTACAGATCTTGGTTATGTTTTTTGGAGGTTCCAGAAAAACTGGTCCATATTAAATCAGTCTTAAAGAACTAAGCTGCAGGCTTAAATATATATCTCCTATAATGATAGTTTTGTCTTACCACTAAGATAGAGATAATAATAAACCCACTCCAGTACTTCTTTTCTCATGCCTAAGCAGAGGTGCTCTGTCATAGTTTTTCTGTTTAGTATAAAAGCTGAATGACCTCTTTGTAAATCTGATTTCAGTAGAAGACCCACACATTATGGGCATCATACTCATTGggacatattttaattaatagaagATAATTCATATACTTATCAAAGTACATGATAAGATTTGCACTGTATCTCtccatgtttttaatcttttataacATTTCAGTTTGTTGGAGGAAGACTAGAATAGTTCTGAAAAGTCTAGCTTTTAAGAGCCGATTAAAGTCCATAATGagtcttttaaaacatatttaaataatcaGAAGTGCAGTCACAACAAGGGACTATGTAAGAATATTGCAAAGGAAGCTTTATAGTCAATGCAGGTACAGTACTTTGGATTGGCCAAAATGCACAATGCACATGTAATCAATCATGTAGTTTACTTGTTGACCATGTGGCTACCGGTTCAAAAAGTGATTGCTTCAAAAGCTGTGCCTAGTAATCTTCCAAAACTGCTTTTAAATAAAGTTCTTAAATTGCAGcaataaacaaaaagacaagatacaCTTAAACAATACTGCAGTTTATCAAAAGACACATAAGAAAATTCAACTCTTATGTCTTTGACAGttataaaaatcaatgttttgGCTAAGttataaacatgtttataatgCAATTATTTGCATAACTCTAGTAATGCTAACAACGGCTACAagatcaggtttttgtttttttaaaaaaaaaaaacactaaaaacacaaaaatacgtAGCCCCATTATTTACCTGTAGAATATGTTCATTTATGcttaaatttcagttttactATATCACCACtgctctaattttaaaaatcacatccaAAGGATAAGGCAAAACCACCTACGAATTggcatatttgtttatttctcaatTTGTGAAAATGTCCTCAATTTGTTGATGTAGCAAACAAATTTCAATTCTGATTGCTATGCAAAAGAACAGAAGATAATCTGCTTTGCAATGAACTTTAAAGTTCAACTGCACACAGGCAACAtgctatatatgaaaaaattactAACTGAACTACAGGtattaaatactgaaaaaagttaacagtttattataatttattttatttaacaatctAGGAAGTTCGCAGCCATCAGCAGTTCCAGTGCAATTTCAGGTGCAATTGGGAATTCAGGAATCTCCGTGGAGCTGTTAGTGTAGCGAACCTTGTAGGTAAAATACATGCATACTTTTGATAGCACATGTGAAGGGATCTCTCTAAAATTGACTTCATTAGTTTCGTTCTCAGCAAACTGacctgtaaaagaaaagaaatatgtttgtTATAGGCTGAACTGTGTTCCTCCACAATTCCCATGTTGGGAAGTTCTAACCCTCAGTACTtctgtgactatatttggagataggatccttttttcctctttttttattttttctgtgcaggaagtatttttaaagagataattaaggcCAAACAGGATtatcagggtgggccctaatctaatGACTAGTATTGTTATAAGAACAGGAAGTTATAGATCAAAGgtgcacacagagggaagacaatgtgaagacacaaagacagccatctacaaggcaaggagagaggcctcagaagaaactaaCTCTACCAATACCTTGATCTCAAATTGCTAACCttcagaattatgagaaaataaatttctattgtttaaataACACAGTcaatggtactttgttacagcagccctagcaaactaatacaacgTGAGAAGAATAAACCCAACTAGCATCACATGAAATAACTTATTCTGATTTCtgagtataaatataaaaaagaaatctttattaaGATAGTATTTGAGATTAATCAAGactagttttaaaattctaattttcttccAAGGACTTTGGAAATTTTAGCTTCTCCTAAGAATCATGGTGGCATGATTAAGTAAAGGCGAATagtatataaaaaaagacaatcttggggcgcctggatggctcaggcggttaagcgtccgactttggctcaggtcatgatctcgcggtttgtaaattcgagccctgtgtcgggctctgtgctgacagctcagagcctggagcctgcttcagattgtgtctccctctctctctgcccctcccccgctcatgctctgtctctctctctgtcaaaaataaataaacattaaaaaaaaaaattaaaaaaaaagacaatcttttcgAAGATTCAGTTTAGGGAATCAAGTCTTTATGTATCATCAGGAGCCCTATGCTATAGTGAATtgccatataaaaataaataataaatgtttgtttccccctttagtttttaaaagtatgattATGTTCATGAGATCTCCTCATAAgttacttttctttgttttagtaaCACTTTATGAACTGTTTTTTAATGATCTCTCAAAATTTCTTTAGCTATATAAAGGTTATAGCATTTAGCATTTACTATAGGGATAAAATAGTTTCTTAGCAGTCTAGCACGAGTACTGaatataaaaagtagaaaaatgtacTTTCTGAGAATGTagtagtattttaaaagttttctaataATTGttgcttgggggtggggtgggaagaaaagagagcagGATTGAATGAATAATTCACAGCAATGAGGTAAATTTTGGTTTGTCAATGactaaaattctctttcttgaaTATACGTACGAAATACTACCAATAGACACTTATTAAGCCTTTGATACTAGACAAACATTAGGctttttttttgaggtgaaattcgtataacataaaattaaccactttaGAGCATACGATTCAGTGTACAtacacaatgttgtgcaaccaccactgctatctagttccaaaacattttcagtatcccaaaataaaatcctaaacCCTTTAAGCAGTTATTCCCCATTTTCCCAACCCTCAGCCTCTGGCAAAAACcaatctttctgtctctatggatttatctattttggatataaatggaatcctacaacatGCGACCTTTTGTATCtgactcctttcacttagcatattctGAAGGTGCAAGTATcagtacctcattcttttttatgcaaaCATTAGTTCAGGGCTGCAGATATATTAAAGGAGACCAcacttacaaaaaacaaacatcctttaatttttagttaaaatttgtTGGCacccatgatttt
Coding sequences within it:
- the ELOC gene encoding elongin-C (The RefSeq protein aligns at 99% coverage compared to this genomic sequence), with the translated sequence MDGEEKTYGGCEGPDAMYVKLISSDGHEFIVKREHALTSGTIKAMLSGPGQFAENETNEVNFREIPSHVLSKVCMYFTYKVRYTNSSTEIPEFPIAPEIALELLMAANFLDC